Part of the Campylobacter sp. genome, GCGGCATTGCGCATCTTGCGGCGATTAAGGGGCGAGTGCCATTTTTGCACTTTTTCGACGGATTTCGCACGAGCCATGAAATTCAAAAGATCGAGGTGATGGACTATGCCGAGTTTGATCGCTTGCTCGATCGCGAGGCCGTGCGTAAATTTAGAGCTGACGCGCTAAACCCCGAGCATCCTAAAACTCGCGGCACGGCGCAAAACGACGACGTATATTTTCAGACGCGCGAGCTAACCAATAAATTTTACGATGCGCTTCCGGACATCGTCGCGGAGTATATGAGCGAAATTTCAAAGATCACGGGGCGGTCGTACGCACCTTTCGTCTATTACGGCGCAAGTGAGCCGCAGCGCGTGATCGTAGCGATGGGCTCGGTCAATCAAGCCCTTGAGGAGGTGGTCGATCATCTAAACGCGAAAGGCGAGAAGGTAGGTGTGCTAAAAGTGCATCTCTACAGGCCTTTCAGCCTCAAATATCTCTTCGCCGCGATGCCTAAAAGCGTTAAAAAGATCGCCGTGCTTGACCGCACGAAGGAGCCAGGCAGCCTCGGCGAGCCGCTGTATCTGGACATAAAAGCCGCATTTTACGGGCGTGCGGACGCCCCGCTCATCGTGGGCGGCAGGTATGGTCTAAGCTCCAAAGACGTTGATCCCGCGCAGCTAATCGCCGTGTATGAAAATTTAAAGGCGGACGAGCCTAAAAACGGCTTTACGATCGGCATCGACGACGATGTGACGCATCTATCCCTGCCCGTGGGAGATAAAATTTCGCTCGGCTACGAGGATGAGACCGAGTGTTTATTTTACGGTCTGGGCGCAGACGGCACCGTGGGCGCGAATAAAAATTCCGTTAAAATCATCGGTGATAAAACCGATCTTTACGCGCAGGCGTATTTCGCCTACGACAGTAAAAAATCGGGCGGCTACACGCGCTCGCACCTGCGCTTCGGCAAAAGACCGATCCGCTCGACCTACCTCGTCTCAAATCCGCATTTCGTCGCCTGCTCGGTCGCTGCGTATCTGGACATCTACGACGTCATCGGCGGCATCCGCGAGGGAGGAACCTTTCTTTTAAATTCCATCTGGGATGCCGAACAGACGGCGGCAAAGCTTCCGAACAAGGTCAAAAAAATTCTAGCTGCCAGACGGGTAAAATTTTACATTCTAAACGCCACTAAGCTAGCACGCGATATAGGGCTCGGAGGCCGCACTAATACGATCATGCAATCGGCGTTTTTCAAGCTCAGCGGCATCATTCCGTTCGAGCAGGCGCAGAGCTATATGAAGGAATACGCCAAGAAAACTTATGCCAAAAAGGGCGAAGCGGTCGTGGCGATGAACTGCGACGCGATCGATAGGGGAGCGGACGCTTTAGTGCAGGTAGCGATCGACCCCGCGTGGGCAAATTTAAAAGATGATGCAGCGGGCGCGGACGACAAATACAAGGGCGACGAATTTATAGAAAAGATCGTAAAACCGATGAACGCGGCGCGCGGCGATAGCTTGCCGGTGTCGGCGTTTTTAGGACACGAGGACGGCGGGTTTGACGCAGGTAGCACGCGATTTGAAAAGCGCGGCGTAGGCGTCACGGTGCCTAAATGGATCGAGCAAAACTGCATCCAGTGCAACCAGTGTACCTTCGTCTGCCCGCACGCCGTAATCAGAGCGTTTTTGCTAGACGAAAAGGACGAGGCCGCCGCGCCTTTAAATTTAAAAGATCACCTGCTAGAAGCCAAGGGCAAGGAGCTGAAGGGGCTAAAATATAAGATCCAAGTAAGCCCGTTAGATTGCACGGGCTGCGCGCTTTGCGCCGAAAACTGCCCGAGCAAGGAAAAATCGCTCGTCATGGTGCCGCTTGAAGAAGAACTCGCAAAAGGCGAGCAAGAAAGCGCGGACTTTTTATTCGAGCACGTAAGATACAAAGACGATTTGATGGACAGATCAAGCGTCAAGGGCGTGGGATTTGCGCGCCCGTATTTTGAATTTCACGGCGCGTGCCCTGGATGCGGCGAGACGCCGTATATCACGCTGATCACGCGACTTTTCGGCGATCATATGATCGTAGCCAACGCCACGGGCTGTAGCTCGATCTACGGCGGATCGGCGCCTTCGATGCCGTACCGCAAGGACGAGAACGGCCGCGGCGTCGCGTGGGCAAACTCGCTTTTTGAGGACAACGCCGAGTTCGGGCTGGGAATGAAGATCGCAAGCGAGACGCTGCGCCATAAGATAGAGGATCTGATGCTGGGCTCGCTCCCAAGCGTGCCAAACGCGCTAAAGGCGCTTTATCACGACTGGATCGAAAACAGAAACGATACGCTAAAATCCGCTCAGATCAGAGATAGGCTGGTGCCGCTGCTAGAACAAAATTTAGACGCGCCGGGGGTTCGTGAAATTTTAGAACTGAAGCAGTATCTAAACAAAAAATCGCAATGGATCATCGGCGGCGACGGCTGGGCCTATGACATCGGCTACGGCGGACTTGATCACGTGCTGGCTACTGGCGAGGACGTAAACGTGCTGGTGCTAGATACGGAGGTTTATTCAAACACCGGCGGACAGAGCTCCAAGGCTAGCCGCCGCGGCTCGATCGCGCAGTTTACCGCAGGCGGCAAGGCGGTGCAGAAAAAAGACCTCGGCCAGATCGCGATGACCTACGGCAACATCTTCGTCGCGCAGGTAAATTCCAACGCAAACCAAGCCGCGACGCTAAAGGCGATCATGGCGGCGGAGGCCTACCCGGGACCTAGTCTCATCATCGCGTACTCGCCGTGTATCGCGCATGGCATCAAAGGCGGCATGGGCAGCTCCGGCGATCAAGCCGAGCTTGCGAGCAAATGCGGCTATTGGCCGACCTATACCTTCGATCCGCGGCTTGCGGAGGAGGGTAAAAATCCGCTTAAAATTTCATCCAAAGAGCCCGACTGGAGCCTTTATGAGGAATTTTTACTAAACGAGGTCCGCTACAACGCGCTTAAAAAAATCGATCCGGAGCACGCGGGCAAGCTTTATGAAGCCAACAAAGCCGACGCGATGAGGCGTTACCGCCAGCTAAAACGCCTCGCAAATGCCGATTTCGGCGATGAGGTTGTCTCTACGGACGCCGCAAGCGAGAATACTTAAGCTTTGCGGCTATTTGTTGAAATTCCGGCTCTGCGAATTTTGCAATCCGGAATTTTATTAAATTTCGCGGGACTGCATAAAATTCCGTATAAATTTTAAAAGGAAAATCCATGAAAAAAATCGGACTAATCGGCGGCATGAGTTACGAATCTACGATTACCTATTATGATGGGATCAATCGCAAAATTAACGAACGTCTAGGTGG contains:
- the nifJ gene encoding pyruvate:ferredoxin (flavodoxin) oxidoreductase gives rise to the protein MAKVMKTMDGNEAAAYVSYAFTEVAGIYPITPSSPMADYTDIWASQGKKNLFGMPVKVVEMQSEGGAAGTVHGSLQAGALTTTYTASQGLLLKIPNMYKIAGQMLPGVIHVAARALAAQALSIFGDHQDVYACRQSGFAMLASDSVQEVMDLGGIAHLAAIKGRVPFLHFFDGFRTSHEIQKIEVMDYAEFDRLLDREAVRKFRADALNPEHPKTRGTAQNDDVYFQTRELTNKFYDALPDIVAEYMSEISKITGRSYAPFVYYGASEPQRVIVAMGSVNQALEEVVDHLNAKGEKVGVLKVHLYRPFSLKYLFAAMPKSVKKIAVLDRTKEPGSLGEPLYLDIKAAFYGRADAPLIVGGRYGLSSKDVDPAQLIAVYENLKADEPKNGFTIGIDDDVTHLSLPVGDKISLGYEDETECLFYGLGADGTVGANKNSVKIIGDKTDLYAQAYFAYDSKKSGGYTRSHLRFGKRPIRSTYLVSNPHFVACSVAAYLDIYDVIGGIREGGTFLLNSIWDAEQTAAKLPNKVKKILAARRVKFYILNATKLARDIGLGGRTNTIMQSAFFKLSGIIPFEQAQSYMKEYAKKTYAKKGEAVVAMNCDAIDRGADALVQVAIDPAWANLKDDAAGADDKYKGDEFIEKIVKPMNAARGDSLPVSAFLGHEDGGFDAGSTRFEKRGVGVTVPKWIEQNCIQCNQCTFVCPHAVIRAFLLDEKDEAAAPLNLKDHLLEAKGKELKGLKYKIQVSPLDCTGCALCAENCPSKEKSLVMVPLEEELAKGEQESADFLFEHVRYKDDLMDRSSVKGVGFARPYFEFHGACPGCGETPYITLITRLFGDHMIVANATGCSSIYGGSAPSMPYRKDENGRGVAWANSLFEDNAEFGLGMKIASETLRHKIEDLMLGSLPSVPNALKALYHDWIENRNDTLKSAQIRDRLVPLLEQNLDAPGVREILELKQYLNKKSQWIIGGDGWAYDIGYGGLDHVLATGEDVNVLVLDTEVYSNTGGQSSKASRRGSIAQFTAGGKAVQKKDLGQIAMTYGNIFVAQVNSNANQAATLKAIMAAEAYPGPSLIIAYSPCIAHGIKGGMGSSGDQAELASKCGYWPTYTFDPRLAEEGKNPLKISSKEPDWSLYEEFLLNEVRYNALKKIDPEHAGKLYEANKADAMRRYRQLKRLANADFGDEVVSTDAASENT